The DNA sequence acgctaaataacgaaaagtgtgaggtgattcacatgagtccaaaagaaatccgttggaattcgattactcgataaatagtacaattctcaaggctgtcaattcaactaagtacctgggtgtagaaattacgaacaacttcagttggaaagaccacatagataatattgtggggaaggcgagccaaaggttgcgtttcattggcaagacacttagaagatgcaacaagtccttttaaagagacagcttacactacacttgttcgtcctctgttagaatattgctgcgcggtgtgggatccttaccaggtgggactgacggaggacatcgaaagggtgcaaaaaagggcagctcgttttgtattatcacgtaataggggagagagtgtggcagatatgatacgcgagttgggatggaagtcattaaagcaaagacgtttttcgtcgcggcgagatctatttacgaaatttcagtcaccaactttctcttctgaatgcgaaaatattttgttgagcccaacctacataggtagtaatgatcatcaaaataaaatatgagaaatcagagctcgaacagaaaggtttaggtgttcgtttttcccgcgcgctgttcgggagtggagtggaagggagatagtatgattgtggttcgatgaaccctctgccaagcacttaaatgtgaattgtagagtaatcatgtagatgtagatgtagattattcagATTATTGTCTTCCATATGGAGTACGGGAGGTTTTAGTAGAAGAAAGTGCCTGTCAACACGACTAAAAGTGTTCCTAAATGGCTGGAAGAGTGCTATCAGTAGGGCTCCGGAGTTCTTACGAGATCCCCGAAAACCACTTATCTTCACTGGGAATCGTGTTTGTCGTGTTAATCCTTCCCCACGCACCCTTGTATAGTTATGTGACATACTGAATGCAGCATGTCTCTAGGTATCAGTAGGCGATTTGAATCGTTTCCGAGCTGTGTTGCTGTTAAGTGTACAGCAAAAGCAGCCCTCGTATGTACTACTGGGTGATCACATGAAAATATGCCGTGACAAGAATTATAACCTGCCAACTTGTCAGGTGAACAGAATTCTCTtcccccttttctctctctctctctccctctctctctctctctctccctccctccctccctctcccttaaATACTTTTGATGTTAGCACCAAGTTTTATTTTAAATAGTTTATTAATATATTAGAGGAAAACGAATACTACCGTGAAGTGAAGTGAATAGAAACGTAACTTCTAAAAAAGTTCTATGCTCTTGTGTCGGAAGATAAATGAGAATATCATTTAGAGATTCGTTTGTTTCGGTTGCTAGTGAACAAATCTAACAGGGAAATTATGAAATTGGTGACACCATAGTTAATGCTTCGTTCACCCTATAAAAACATCGGATGTCAAGCCGAATACTTAGAACTTTATTTGTAATCTGGATCGCGTTGTTTTAACTTTATGACATGGTAAGGTAAATTGCAATCCCGTTTCAGTAaccaaaatttcagttttaaagtATACTTTCATCTAGCTTTGTTTCGGCATATAGAACATGTATGGTTGCGTTTTTGGAATTTGTTGGGTTGAATAGAAACAGTAATCGTCAGTGTTTCttcagaagaagacgaagaatttGACGGAAATGAAGTACCAGGTGGCAGTGCTCTCAATCGAAGACTTTCTGCTGAGATGACAGTATAAGGAAAAACTAAGCAGTCATTTAGATTGTATACACGTAAAATTTATTATTGAAAAAGCAAAGGCTATGTTGATGTGTTTTTGAAATATCAACGTCGATTAAACGCATTATTTTAACAGATGATGAACCATTTTTCAGTCAAAGAGTTGTTGTTCGAAAGTTCTTCGTTATTTCTGGAAGTATGACTGTAGATTTGAAGATATTTTTAATCATGATTTCAGTGACGTAATATATTAACAAAAAAACCAAGTTCAGGAATTTAATGTTGCAGTAAAGTAATTAGAGatataacaatttttatttgaaaaacagTACAAAAAGACGTAGTTCatgcaatatttttagtttttttattaaatgaaatttatttttaaccaGATAAATTTTATTCTTATTCTCCTGCAAATAAAACAGATTTTGACATGTCTCTATTCACCCCAGAgaccaataatttaaaaaaaatgataagatTAACACCACTGTTTATATTGGCCCATCTCTGTGGGATGAATAGGAGCATcaagttattatttttttgttataaAAACATGGCGTTGGTCCCAAATATAATTATAAGCTTAACGTTAGGCACAAAACCAATACTTcaacataattttgtttttcatgtttgttttaaaaattaacagttatTTTCCTTAAAGTTGAAAATTGCTTCTTTTAGCCCCATTTTACGATGTGTTTTGTAAATAAAGATTCAATTCTTAGAACTTTCGTGGTGTGGTCATCAAAAACGTGTGAGAGTGAATTGTTCTCTGAGATGATAGAGAACATTTGTATGAGAGGCAAATTCTCACAGAATGGCAAGTTCTCCATTATTAGACGTGGAAATTGTTGATGAATGGTGATCAGGGTCGTAGCTAATACGTGAAAGAGAAGTCGTTGCACAATCAGTATGAATAACTGCTTAGTTTTTTGCTATCCACGACTGCCGTTGGCACGATTCTGACATTTCGGTGGCATTCCTCTATCTGAGTTGTCATTTTGTATTGCAGTGTCTTGGTAGACTCCAAATGGTATAGTAACTGGCCTCTGTGTCATGAGTTAGTGTATTTCATTGAACCTCGGACCACCTCACATCCTGAAATTGTTTTCTAAAACTGACGCGACATCTTCGTACATCATAATCCAGAACTAAATGCCTCAAGATTACTCATACTAAACACTGATTTCCGTGCATAATCTGCCTTCTTTTAAAGTTTTCGTAAACAAGGTCTaatgagcacaatgtagggagacagttgtgtgcatgtgagtgagtgcctgtgtgtgtgtgtgtgtgtgtgtgtgtgtgtgtgtgtgtgtgtgttgtgtacatcTTTCTCCTACAGCTggaaaaaggaagtgcattccgaAAGATAGCCAAGCTCTGTACCTTCTCCTTGTGTAGCTATCGACGACGCAGCGCTTCTGCCTTTGGGTGAGTCGTCTTCTTTATTCATAAATAATTCATAACTTGTTTCTCAGTCATAATACGCATAAAATACATTGTGCTGCAGCTTGTATCATTTAGAGGCTTATTTTGGAAACTGCACTTATCGTAGAAGGCGTTATTTTCGTTTTcaatacatggttcaaatggctctgaggactatgggacttaacttctgaggtcatcagtcccctagaacttagaactacttaaacctaactaacctaaggacatcacacatatccatgcccgaggcaggattcgaacctgcgaacggagcggtcgcgcggttccggactgtagcgcctagaaccgctcggccactccggccggcttcaataCATGTATCAAAGCTTTGTACGTTAGTGTTACTTTATTGCTCACCCCAGTTACTTTGACTTTTTTATAGGTGGCTCTCCTAGGATGTAAATATATCTTTATACTGTGCTTTAAACATTTTATTGAATGCTGTAGCGGAGAGCGTAACTgactttttaaaatgttatttgtaACTTAAAGATACTGAAGCACaaattacttcatttattttagTGTTATTAAAGGTATCTGACTAACTATCAGAAAATGAACGTCAGTGATCCATAGTCACATACAACACTTTAAAACACAATGGCCATCTTCTTTGCCTCTGTGAACATAGTGGCAATGAGTTCATAAATATGTCCTTGATTCATCTATGTCATGCAGTAATATCtcagtctatattttataaaaTTATCATACAAAGATTTTAATGATACATCATGGAAGCACCAGGTTTCTGGCGAGCCGCACTTTTAGAAAATTATAAATGTCACTTTTAGGATTCATTTCATTTGGTATTAGAATACAGTATTCGGTATGAGACAACAGGGTAAATCGTTTGAGTTTGAAAGATCTTTCCCTTTCTTCTTTTTGGGCTTATTTGCGCCGAGAGAAGTTGCCCATTGACAAAAAGATTCTTATAAATTGAATCTCGACTAGAGTCTAACGTATCCACAAACATATGTGTGTCAGCGGAAAAGTTTCAACACAATATGTAGAATTATTCCAAATAATTCTGCGTCGTCAATGTAAAGGCTGCTTTTCGGAAGAGATGTGTATCTCGCTGATATACCACAACATGACAAATCAGTCCATTTGTTTCGGCTACTGGGCAGGCCGTCAGGCCTCGGTAGCGGCGAGTGGGGACGGCTCGTCGGTGACCGCCTTGGGCTGGCGGCGCCACCAGAGGAAGAACACCCCGACGGCGAGCAGCACCCAGAGCGCCAGCGCCGACACTACGTACAGCGGCACGCGGAAGTAGTCGCCCGCCTCCGACTTGGGCAGCTTGGCCCACAGCAGCGGGCACGACACGAAGCACACCAGGATGATCACCACGCCCGCCACCACCGGCAGCGCCACCATCGCCACCATCAACCGCCGCCAGCACACGTGCATCCTGGAAACCGCCCAACAAATCATTTCTAGCTTAATTACatctacgtttcacaaatcactgcaAAATGCGTGGCAGATGGTTCATTTTACCGTGCATATACGAgactaacatagacaaatgtaatgtattgcgaatacatagaaagaaggatccattattgtatgattatatgatagcggaacaagcaccggtagcagttacttctgtaaaatatctgggagtatgcgtgcggaacgatttcaagtgaaatgatcatataaaattaattgttggtaaggctggtgccaggctgagattcattgggagagtccttagaaaatgtagtcctccaacaaaggaagtggcttacaaaacactcgttcggcatatacttgagtgttgctcatcagtgtggaatccgtaccaggtagggttcacagaggagatggagaagatccaaagaagagaggcgcgtttcgtcacagggttatttggtaagcgtaatagcgttacggagatgtttaacaaactcaagtggcagactctgcaagagaggcgctctgcatcgcggtgtagcttgctcgccaggtttcgagagggtgcgtttctggatgaggtatcgaatatattgcttccccctacttatacctcccgaggagaccacgaatgtaaaattagagagattcggggctttccggcagtggttcttcccgcgaacc is a window from the Schistocerca americana isolate TAMUIC-IGC-003095 chromosome X, iqSchAmer2.1, whole genome shotgun sequence genome containing:
- the LOC124556644 gene encoding uncharacterized protein LOC124556644 isoform X1; this encodes MPSELQLVDIYSYRQTTSVCKKSVSPGVEWQTRMHVCWRRLMVAMVALPVVAGVVIILVCFVSCPLLWAKLPKSEAGDYFRVPLYVVSALALWVLLAVGVFFLWWRRQPKAVTDEPSPLAATEA
- the LOC124556644 gene encoding uncharacterized protein LOC124556644 isoform X2; the protein is MHVCWRRLMVAMVALPVVAGVVIILVCFVSCPLLWAKLPKSEAGDYFRVPLYVVSALALWVLLAVGVFFLWWRRQPKAVTDEPSPLAATEA